Sequence from the Notamacropus eugenii isolate mMacEug1 chromosome 6, mMacEug1.pri_v2, whole genome shotgun sequence genome:
GTGGTGCTAAGCATTCTTTTTGCTTGTAAAGGTAGTCTAGGTTTTAGCTGTAACCCACTGTTTGAAAACTTGATACAGTTACAATGCTTCTTGTATTTTTCCTCTATGTATATCTTGGTCTTTTATGGTTGTTATTAGTAAACTTTTTTAGGTGAGGAGAAAAGGAGCTTATAGATTATGAGAATGGTCTTAAAAGCTTATTTCGTTATCATGTTAATGTTTTGAAAATATCTTTGTTCTGTTTTCTACAGAAGAATATAGTtgttgaagaggaaataaagatcaacaaagATGACCTTACTGATCTCTATGTTCAACATGCCATACCTTTGCCTCAAAGGGAATTACCAAAAAGTAGATGGgggaaaatgatggaaaagaaaagaggacaaaatgaattgaaaaatgaGCATAAAAGGTACTTTTGTAATGCTTCTGGTTTTAATTTCATATAGTTGGCACCCTTGAAAATATTTAAGATATTACCAGAATGTATAGTGTAAAGGTAACAGTAACTAGTCAAATACCTTCAGGACTGAAGAATTGGAATTCCATAGAATGGAAGAAGTATGGTTCAACACCAGTTAGCATTAAAAATATCTGAAAGATGCAGTGGTTGcaagctcagtatgagtcaaTAGTGTGACGTGGAAGCTAAAACTAATAGAATTTTGGACTTCATTAAGAGAAGTATAGTGTCCAAAATGACTGCCCTGGTCAGATCCTAGCTAGAATATTGTTTTCAGTTTGgtgtaccacattttaggaagggtatTTATAGGCTGAATCATGCATAGAGGAGGGTGAGCAGACTGTTTAGGGGTCTGGAAGCAGCCATACAAAGTCCACGGGAAGGAACTCTAGATGTTTAtttagcctaaagaagagaaaacttggtgCAGTGGAGCTGTGATACATGATAgctatctttaagtatttgaggGGCTGTCATGTGTAAAAGAGATAAAGGACCTATTTTACTTAACTCTAGAGGATAAAACTAGGAGCAGTGgctagaagttgcagagaaagagCCATAGGCTTAatgtaagggaaaacttcctaacaatatAGGGCCTCCTCAAAATGCAATATTAACTTTTCATTTCATTAGAGGTCTTCAGATGAGGGTTTGGATGGCAATTTGTCAAGGATGTTTTAGAGGCTATTCCTGTTTAGGTATAGCACAAGCCCTTTCTTCCTCTAAGATTCTGTAGTTCTGAGGTTTTCAGAGCCTGTGTGCTGACAAAGCTGGGCCTGGGAAAAATAGGCTCCAGGATTAGGTTCATCTCTCCGTTTTACTGGCTTTCTGTCCTTGGTTCTGTGTGTTTTCATCAGAATCACTTCCAGATAGGTGGGGATTCACCAGAGGTAATTGCAGGCCCTGGGAGCCCTTTGAGCTCTCTGCTGTGTCTTTTCATTGGGGCTGACAGAGGCTCATCACTTTTTGGTACCTGTTCTTGCATAGGTGGTGCCTAATTCAGGAAACAGTTATAGTACTTTGATGTTCCAAGGGGAGTGTCATTAGTTCATTTAATTAGAGCATTCTGTTGGAGACCATCATTGTTGGTTCCATCCTAGTGTGATTCCGAAAGTTTTGCTCTATTCTGTAGCCACAGACTGAACAAGAAATCCTATGTAGGCATCTCACAGATATATGCCATTGATAACGAGGTAACGTGACTAGGAGGGGATAGTAGATTGATTATTAGGAAATTAATGACTTATTGCGAAGACAACTCAAAGCCCTTGCCTCATTTACAGTGTGTTACCAGAGTCATCTTCGTATACAAAATCCAccaaattattaatatattaatattaaatattctgTTATCATTATCTCAGAATGTCAGGCTGGTTGAATACTACTATTGCAAAAACTTAACTACTTTAGATAGTTGGGCCTCTGAGCATAAagcttttttcttgtttgttggTGAACATGCCATTTTAACTCAAATTATGTCACCCTTTGTCTTAAAGGTTATGTGATAAAATAGTTTATGTGTTGCTATTGGCTTCCAATAATTTGTAAAATGTATACTGTGGCAGTCTCTTTAGGGATGTCAATGAAAAgactttttataaatatcttgTTGTAGTTGCCTGTTTTGATTTATAACATGACAGTTCTCACATGATTGGCTCAGTGTTTTGTAAGCAAAGTTTTAATGATAACATAGCTATAATGAAGAAAATCTGGCATGTGAAAGTCCAGATTTGCACAAAAAATAAAGAGGGTGATTTTGGTTCATTAAAGGCATCACAATACAATCATCAAACTCctcatgcttttaaaatcatttgatcTATTAGAATGAGCTAGCTAACCACTTTTTCACAAACATCTATTCCATAAATTTAGGCCCTTTATTGTATTGGGTTCACAAATGAAACTCATGATCAGTTTACCATGTATGAGTGAATGTATAGATTAGCCAGCAGTGATTAAAGTATAAAGACACTGGATATGATGCCACTAATAAGACTTTATAGCAAATATCCAAGGTACCTTTTCTTTGTATATCATTTATTTAAGGAAATGAAATTACTATGGTACTTTGATCATAGATTTTGCCAACATATCAAAGGTTTAATGCAATCTTCTAATTCAGTATCTAATCTAAACTATTGCTGAAGGCAAAGACAGTAATAGAAACAGGTATTTCTAAAGAAGTAGGAGAGTATCATTTATCTAAATTTTTGGAGGAAGTTTGGTTATTAGTGtagatttccatttttaaaacaaCCTCTGTATTACCTTGTATGTACGTTAAAGCAGAGTTTCAATGTATTGctcatgtatatataaaacactgggataaattaatgataattattttcctctcttttgcaACTGCAAACCTCATTGCTAGTACTTAGGTATAGTTTTACAAATTCCCCTCACATACACAGTGCTTCatacctcctttcctccctttaaaaaataaaatagcttattttgcatttgaatttcATTTAACTGGTTTACTGGTCCAGATGAcagttttaaaaagttaaaagattTCTGTATTTTTCAGGGATATGAGTGTGGAAGGTTTACGGAAAAGACCCCTCATTGTCTTTGATGGAAATTCAACAAGTACAAGCATAAAAGTGAGAAAGACTGAAAATGGAGCTAATGATCATCTGAAGCCTCCTCCTTCAGTAGGCATTACTAACAATACCTTTAGGAAGTTACCAAATTCAAATGCTTCCTCCCTTATTCTGCCTTCCACCTTGCCTACAGACATTAAAGTGGAAACCAATAATGACACTAAACAGAACCATGTGCTAATGACTAGTAGGAGTACGCTGACCAATGTAAAAtcaccacctttgtctcctaTTGGGGGAACTACTGTTGTGAAATTAAAGAGAACTGTTCCAAAAGAAGAAGCAGAATCAGTGGTAGGTATATAATGGTTTTCATACTCAATAAGGGCGCTGAAAAGTGAGTGGTGAGGCTGAGATGTCACTTGTTCATATTGGATCTATTAatggttttttgttctttttactttttcatttgtgAATATTGTGAGACttggaaaactaaaaaataaccATGCTTTCACTCTGTCTCATTCACTTTTTTATCCATTCTTAATATGTTTTTACATGAACTATTTTTAGGTCAGAAAAACACATTCTACTAATTCTAACTTGATTTGTTTTTACTGGTAGAGAGTTGCTAATATGCATTCTTCTTTTTTGAAGACTGTTTAGAGAAGTCATTGTTATGCTATATTCAGTTAATATCATTTAACATTTGAATGCTTGGAATTATCATAAATTGATAGTGTAATATACTAAGTGAATATATCTGGTAGAAGTTTTAATCTGTTAGGTGAGTATTTTAAGATGGATTAGTTAGCTAGCTAAGTAGTTCCACTTCAAAAGAATTTATCTTGTGAtattggtgtgtgtgtatgcacatgcatatatacatgcatatacatacacatatacttatatattcaCTATTCTTAGAATTCTTTTTAACGGGAGAATTTAGGTTAGGTCATTTCCCTAATTTGTTTCTCATTGTGCTTGAGGGGGTGCTCTGACAGTCATTCTTCACACTAACTGTGGAGTGATTTTGTAGTTTGTTTTTAGTTTGATTTATGCATTTagattggggaaggggatggTATCTTATTGATGATTTATTCAAAtaccaccttcattttacagacaagggagAGGTCTAGAAATCACTTTTATGATAatattttttgaggggagggatcATACAGGAGAGCATAACTCCAAATAGTACAAATAAAATTAGATCTTGTTAATAAGTAAGACCTATAAGACAACTTTTAAGTTGTGGGCAAGAAAGCCACTACAGCTATTATGGTAGATGATGATTTAAGTGGCACTTGTATAAATAATACTTTTGTGCCCACCATATGGCTTACTCTTTTTGGGGGTATGGGCAGGGTTCTAGACCCGTGATTTTATTGGTTATAGGGAACTTATAGTGAGGAACCCCCTCCACCAATGAGGATTGGTTACAgtagggtcacagagccagtatttcagaggtaggatttggaaccaggtcttcttgactttaaggcTAGCTCTCTAGCCACTTTGGATAATTAAcactcttccatttttccagtatCTGGCGTTTATTTTGTTGAACATGAAATAAAACGTATTTCCACCAGATGGCAGCAGTGACCTGCTGTAGCACCATCTTCGGGAACTTGTGGctgttgtatatattgttttgcATTTCATTGAGAtacatataattttcattatctttcttttcagaGTGAATTAAAGCCCACAGAAGCAAAGAGGAAGATCCAGCATGTTACATGGCCATGAATGAATGGGGTTCCCCAAAATGTAAATATATCCTATAACCATAGATTTCAGAACAAAAAGGCCACATTTATTGACCAGTTTAAGTACTATATTTGCTGGGGAATTTTCTTAAAAGGTTTCAGACAGCCTTGCAGATAAGTTCCAAAAATTTTCCTTCCCCTTcgacactttttttctttttaatccttcTCTGTCATACAATGGTAGTCAAATTGTTAAAAATCAGTATTTTTTACTAAAGGCCTGATGTATGTCATTAATCACCTTGGCCAAATGGCTGTTTGCAAGCTTGATAATAAGCTTTCTGATTCAGCACAGAAATAATTTTCACCAGACAACTTCAGAGTATGTgataattttctaaatttttgttCATCTCCCACTCTTTCTTTATCATAGCCAGTTTAGTGGGTTTCCTCCATTAGTATGTGCTCAGTAGAAGAATGTTTGTCATATAGATATATCAGCAAATATTACTAAACTTATTCTCaagagatcaccaagtaaagtgAATTCAGAACATGACTCTTAAACATAATCAGAATTTACCTATAAGCTGCGACTGTTTTTATGGTTTCCTTAGCCACAGGTAACAAAaagaagcagctgctgctactTGCATTGATGGAACTAGTAATAATGGCAGATTGGTTTAGTTATGAATTATTGGGTATAATGATGTTTAATTTAAAGTTTACCCCCTGTGGGAATTTACATGTCACCCTTTGATCTGTTACGATCTTGCACTTGAGAATATAGATATCACTCACTACATTTGAAGTTAAAGAAATTTGAACATATAGAAACGATCAACTCGTAGTTAACCTAAAGGGCTATTAAAATAGTAGTAGCTCTTGAGTGTGTGCTACTATAGGCAACCCTATTAGATACTGTCAGTACTCCTGGATAAGAAAGAGAATTGTATTAGTTGTATGCATAGAGGCAAGGGCAAATGTTCTGGAATAGGCAGAAGAAAAGATTCTGGAGTTAGAAATTTGCTACAAAGGAAATAAGAACTGTCTGTTTGAACTCTTAACTAGGTATGATGCTGCTGGGATATTTTAATGGCCTGTCATGTGAATGGCTATTGTCTTAACTCTTGAATCaccaaaacattttaatttattaaacaaTTTGTCTTAGTGAGCATGCAGTTCTGATTTCGCAGTGGAAGTAAAGAAGGATTCACTTTACATTAATATGCTTTACATCTAAATTTTCTTGAAAACATTGCTTACGTAAAGTACTTGTATTGCCGACCTGCAGCTTGGAGTAGGATTTTTCCAACATTTTGTAGAGTGGTACCTTTACTTTTTGATGCTGAGCGCATTTACTTGAGTTTAGCTCTTCACCAGCCTTACAAACTAATTTAGCTTTGTGGATAATACTTTATTAAATTCCAacccatgatttctttttttaaacatcatatGCAGCTCAGGCTGTATAACCTGTACTATGTATAGTTTAATAGATAAAGCCTAGGTGTTGATGATTTTTGGATATGTGGTAATCTGCAGGGCTGATTTATATGATCTTGGAGGACAACTACAGTCATAAATGTATATGTTTGAATATTTACACAATTACAAATTTGGAGTAGTGTGTAGattatattttgcattttgtagtCACACTTAGCTTTCATTGCCATTTCTCTCTCAGTTGAGTGAAAATTATCCTATTGGCAATTCTTAGTCAATGGAAACATTGTAATTGCTTTTATTACTCAAtgaaattaatttcttatttgtGTGTTTAACATACAGGTTAAGTTGGTAATAACAGCTGAACTGTGTAACACCATTGCTTCAAATTGAAGTTTATATTATGGTCATTCAGAGTAAATGCACATATGGCAGCACATTATTAAGCTAATTTTTCTGTTTGAAACATTGTGGAGAAGTCAGAATAGAAGAGTGCCATGCCACGTACGTATGTAATATGAGCATCTTCTCAAGGTATAGATGCATTTTCTCTTAATCCAAGAAAAACCTTTCTCCACATAATAATGCACGTTAAAGGACAGACGTTGGGGAGTAAAAGTGTTGGAAGCTCagtgttttaaatttttgtgtaGTGCGTTTATGTCTCTCTTTTTATGATGGTTTTAAAGGGCTTTGGAAGAACTTGGTTTGAACTTAGAAGAACTTTCTGGATCTTCCTTTCTTCAGTAATGTTTTTCAGATCTGAGTTGTAGTTTCTAATTCTACCATCCCCACGAGCCAGATTCTCTTAGTGTTGGGGTAGGCAAGATGGTATTGGTGTCACTATGTGGCCTGATGAAATTTTAATGGCATTATGTCACTTCTCCCATCAtatatacctttaaaaaaatttttttattcctttttccttcctcttgagtttcctttatttttatccttttttttgcCCTTCTGTACTGCCTAAGCTTGAGTCTTGCCAATGGCACCCTTGGGCATTTTGTCTGTTGATGATGTTGAGGGCAGAAGGGATGAGTTGCCTTTTCTCTAAGCCCTGGGGGTTGCTTTCACTTTTAAGCCACAAGGCTTCTGTTAACTACAGAGagcattatacatatatactaaaTAGCATCACTGGTCTAAAAAGTATTGTaccatttaaaaatcttttaaaacctAGAAAATTACCGGGCACCAGGAGAAGCTGGCTCAACTAATATTGTGACCACGATCTGTATGTCTTTATTGAATCTCTTCCTAATGCACTTCTTGGAATTCTATTTTCCTTGACTTAAGCTGTAGAAGAAGGTCCTCAAAGTGATCTGAAAGCTCATGAAGTAgcaagtacttttttttaaagtttacattAGGTAAAAATACCAGTAGATTGTCATAAATAAGTATTAGCTTCCCTTCACTATTGTGGATTTTCAATTACATTTAGATGCTGTAAAATGgtcaaaatgttcttttttaaaaagtgtgctcTTTTACTAAACACTTGTGCAGGTTTTGTACTTCAGTACAGGAAAGTTTAATATTgtaatgtacatttttttgtatGTAAAGATTCTTTTAAGTAGCCTTAtccttatttaaataaaattaattcagcTCTACTTTTGAAGAAGTCTGTTGTTTGTAAAGCACGTTCTATTAACATGTAAATATAAGGTGacaatcctttttattttattcagctaTCCTAAAAGAAGAAACGTATAGATTTTTATAGCACAGACTTCCATATCTTGACTGGAATATGGTCCAGATTTTCTGAATTGCCAGTGATCTTGACATGTCTCAGGTCCCAGTGGAATAGGAGCTATGAAGGGCTGAGAGTAGAGATGCATTCTGCTGTAGAAATTGTCATATGGGAACTTGTCTGGCCTCTTTACAGTTCCAAAGGGATGGGCTGGAAAATTGCCTTTGTATGAACTAgctcattcaagaaaatgataaaaaatcaGAGATTCATAAATGGGGTGGGAAAAGGGAGGGCAGGATAAATTGGTTTGCTTTGCATCTTAATTCTACCCCAGAATTTTAAGCACTGTAAAGGGccttttatttatatgttttatttttcctctcatctcttctctccccttggGTGGTTAGGGGGAACCTTGTAAGAAATATACacaattgagggaaaaaaaaattcacacatTGGCCATGTATACATATCTCATTTTGCATCTTGCGTCCATCACCTCTTGTCAGGAAGTGGGTAACACTTTTCATCATCTTATGGAATTGTGCTtggtcattgcattaatcagaataaatctttcagagttgcttatctttacaatgttattttataaatttgattctgttctcatccctgtgcctcagtttaaaGAAGCCACACCTATCATTCCTTATGGGGcagtagtgttccattacattacAGTTGTGTCAGACTCGAGGTCAGCACAGTTCCTTAGTGCagcctgaaccaaattaaaatgcaaaataaaaactgggaaatgtttaacaaaataaataaaaatgcaaggtAACAAAGATTAtgtaaatttgtggttttctaaatcaacatgCTGTGGTCTCCAGAGCAAGAATCCCTATGTCTTGAATGTGCCACAactccattacatttgtataacaTAATTTGTTCTACCTTCATCAGTTAATACCTTGccccttagttttcagttctttgcctttTCATTAAAGatcactgtaaatatttttgcacgtttatgttcttttcttcttttatctcttttgggctACAGGCCCAGTATTGGTACTACTGTGTCAAAAAGCATGCATACTTTACCAAGTTTTagctagttccaaattgctttccaaaatggatgGACCAAATCACAGTTATATATCAACGGGGtgttaatgtgcctgttttcctgcagttcctccaatatttgtcattttcttgttttgtcagcTTTGTCAGTCTAATGGGTATGAGATGGAACTTCATAATTCTGATTATTAGTGATATGGAGCTTTTTTCACGTAGCTATAAATagattagatttcttcctttgcaaaAACTGTGCCTATTGGTATCCTTTAATCgagaatggctcttattataAATTTGAACCAGTTCCTTATTATCttggaaatgatatttttattagAGAAcattgttgcaaagatttttataaaggtccctttttaaatttatgtaagATTACAAGCTGCTTCAGTATATTCTAAATTACTAGTTTTTTTTGATGCACCTAGATCCATAATCTCTGTAATATGGCCTATACCCTCCAGATGTGCAAAATAAAACCTTTCCAGTTTAATCAGTATAGTAGGCAAAAAGCAATATAATGACAAGTCAGTAATCtaaaatttattgaataaagTTGGCCTTTagacaaaatatttttccattatgTTCCATTCTGTGTTGGTAATTCCTGTCTTAGTGAAATTTAGGAAAATGTCACCAGTTGTACTATTagagaaatatataaaacatCCATCATTTATGTAAGCCTATTCTAAACATTTTATACTTCTACAACATGAAGTTAACAGTAGTGTTGTTGAAGTTGTAAAGATGGAAGAGATAATATTGATTTATCTCCTTTTGAGTCTCATTTGAATTTTGACTACAAAACAGAACGGAAGCCGATAAATGCATAAATTTGAGGGCCTGGGAGTAAGCATCATAATGTTTTATGCAGTGGCTACATTCTCTTGGTGTTATTTCTTAATACCTGAAATTACTGGTCAGGTTATTAACGGGTGAGACTAAAAAGACAATTTGTGCACAGCCTCCGGattcagaggacatgggttcaaatcttgactctggaGCTTaccacctctgtgaccctgggcaaatttctTGAGTAAAATTGAGGGAGTTGGCTTTTCTGATTTATAGTTGGGAATTGACTTTTGAGATCTATAAAGCATTAATCCTTTGATTCTCTAATGCATGAGTGATTCTTCACTTATTTCCAATtcctttccaattccaattctttCCTAGATACTTAGCATGATGTGACTGAAATTTTGTTATTGacatcttttaagaaaaaattccagGAGGTCTTAAAATGTTAGTTCCTTAATTCATACActgttttaaatatatagtttCTAGACAGAAACTTTACTCCCAAGTGTTCATAACATCAacaaaaaattatgaatatttagTTCATTTTCCATGATCATCTTTTGTAATGTATAagaatttttatgttattttagtttttaattcttATCCTTCAAAGCATCTCAAATAAGTAAATATCAAAATGTGACATCATGGTAAGATGGGaaataatctaatttttaaaattcagttacaACTAATTTTAGCCTTACTCAAGCCATTAAACAACATTTAGTTAGTGATTGCTTTCAGGTGTGTCTACACCAATAATTATATGAAGAGAACAATAAGCCCATGAAATGTGTGCTTACCAGCCATCATTTAGAAAAGAATATTAGTGCTTAAAgataggtaggtggcacagtgggtagagtgccagacctggagtcaggaagactcttctaccagagttcaaatctggcctcaaacatttactagctgtgtgaccctgggcaagtcacttatccttgtttgcctctgtttccttatctgtaaaatgagctggagaaggaaacggtaaatcacaccagtatctttgccaagaaaaccccaaatggggtcacaaagagtcagacacaaatgaaaaaaaagactgaacaagatCTTAGTCCTtagtccatctccctcatttgCATATAAAGAAACCTAGGTCCAGAGAGGTGCACAGCAGATTAGTAACTGAAGTGGCATTTTAATTGAGGTCTTATGACTCTAAGTTCATTATTCTGTAGTGCCTCTCAATAGTGTATAGTTCAAACTCTTAGCAAGTGGTTTACTCATAGTAGGCATTAAAAAACCCCAACCAAACTTAAATTTGTTGAGCTGAATGGAATTAGGCTGCTTTGTTACATAGTTCATGTAATGTGGGCATTTTGTTGCTTTGTAACTTAACTCCATTGATACCATTCCAGTGTGACTGATCATAAGCTGAATTACCTAAGTTAATGGGGAGCAAAAGATACGAGGATAATAAAATACAAGAATATTGTATGATTTTGCAGTTACATTCAGAAATTAACCTACCTTGTGCCCAACCTTCATTCTTTAATCTACTGTATACCCTTAAAAGTTGGACAATGAATGACAGCAGTTATGAAACAAGAGTTCATAACGGATTTTAAGCTTACAAAGCAATATGATAAATTAAAGTCAATTCAAAGTGTGTGTAAGAATAACTCCCAAAGCTATGTCTCCAACCTGTTCCTCTGAGTGCTCGCATCCTCAGTCCTTGAACTATCCACTTAAGATCATCAGGAGGTTCTGCTAACATATCAAACTCAATGGATCTAAAACTGAACACTTCATCTCCCCAAagctgatcctcacaacctcACTGATTTTGTTGATGGCACTGAGAAGTTCACCCACGCTTAAAACATTGAATACATCTGATGTCCTTTTCTCATTCCACACGTCAGTCAGTTGCTAAATCCTATAAATTCTACCTTCAGACTATCATCTATTACCTTCTTCACTCACACTATGATCACCTGGGGTCATGTTACACTTGCTGAGTTATTGTTCCAGCTCTTTCCTGCCTTCAGTCTCTTCTCCATGACAATCTATTTTCGTATCGTAATCTTCATAATTCACAACATAATCTTGTTACTCTCTTTTTCAAACATTTTCCAAGTCTCTTCACTGTGTCCAGGATATAATTCACTCTATCCTGGCTGGGGCAGGAGAAGCGGGGGGAACAGACTGCCAAAATCTCACCCCAacctatttttctaaatttgttaTTTGCACTATACATTGTAGCCAAACTCAACTTCCTACTATTCCCTAATTTTGATCCTACCTTCTCCCGTAGATATTGTTTATGCTGACTACCATGCCTGGAAGGGTCTCTTCCCCACTGTCCTACTTGAAACCGTCTTTTATTTCGTTGCAAGTCCCAATCCTCTTAAAGCCAAGCTTAGATGT
This genomic interval carries:
- the C6H2orf49 gene encoding ashwin; this encodes MAGDAGGRGCPGSEMLLHPELLSQEFLLLTLEQKNIVVEEEIKINKDDLTDLYVQHAIPLPQRELPKSRWGKMMEKKRGQNELKNEHKRDMSVEGLRKRPLIVFDGNSTSTSIKVRKTENGANDHLKPPPSVGITNNTFRKLPNSNASSLILPSTLPTDIKVETNNDTKQNHVLMTSRSTLTNVKSPPLSPIGGTTVVKLKRTVPKEEAESVSELKPTEAKRKIQHVTWP